In Primulina huaijiensis isolate GDHJ02 chromosome 6, ASM1229523v2, whole genome shotgun sequence, a single window of DNA contains:
- the LOC140978957 gene encoding casein kinase 1-like protein 10, translating to MDHVVGGKFKLGRKIGSGSFGELYLGVNVQNGEEVAIKLESVKTKHPQLHYESKIYMLLQGGTGIPNLKWFGVEAEYNVMVIDLLGPSLEDLFNYCNRKLSLKTVLMLADQLINRVEYMHSRGFLHRDIKPDNFLMGLGRKANQVYAIDFGLAKKYRDLQTHKHIPYRENKNLTGTARYASVNTHLGVEQSRRDDLESLGYVLMYFLRGSLPWQGLKAGTKKQKYDKISEKKMLTPIEVLCKSYPSEFISYFHYCRSLRFEDKPDYSYLKRLFRDLFIREGYQFDYVFDWTILKYPQIGASSKARNPTGNAVAGTSGERPGRTSVGRDIRDKFSGAVEAFSRRNASGPARPGEHSRHRTSSEDVPSSKDVHPDSERGCMSRNGSSSKRAAAISSSRPSSSGEVTDGRSSRLVSSTGRISTAHRSQPGIEPKPSSFSRAPVTKGSRDDPLRSFDFLSIRK from the exons ATGGATCATGTCGTGGGTGGAAAATTTAAGCTCGGGAGAAAAATTGGGAGTGGTTCATTTGGAGAACTCTACTtag GTGTGAACGTACAAAATGGCGAAGAAGTTGCCATCAAGCTG GAATCTGTGAAGACCAAACACCCTCAACTACACTATGAGTCAAAAATTTATATGCTTCTACAAGGAGGAA CGGGCATTCCTAACCTGAAATGGTTTGGAGTTGAGGCTGAGTATAATGTCATGGTGATAGACCTTCTGGGACCTAGTTTGGAAGATCTATTCAATTATTGCAATAGGAAGTTGTCCTTGAAAACAGTTTTAATGCTCGCAGATCAATTA ATCAATAGGGTTGAATATATGCATTCAAGAGGATTTCTTCACCGTGATATAAAGCCTGACAATTTTTTGATGGGCTTGGGGCGCAAAGCAAATCAG GTGTATGCTATCGATTTTGGTCTTGCCAAAAAATATAGGGATCTACAGACTCATAAGCACATACCATACAG GGAAAATAAGAATCTTACAGGGACTGCTCGCTATGCCAGTGTTAATACACACCTTGGAGTTG AGCAAAGCAGAAGGGACGATTTGGAATCTCTTGGTTATGTCCTTATGTATTTTCTGAGAGGAAG CCTTCCATGGCAAGGACTCAAAGCTGGTACCAAAAAGCAGAAATATGACAAGATCAGTGAGAAGAAGATGTTAACACCAATAGAG GTTCTGTGCAAATCATATCCTTCAGAATTCATATCTTATTTTCACTATTGTCGATCTTTGAGATTTGAAGACAAGCCAGACTATTCGTACTTGAAAAGGCTTTTTCGGGACTTGTTTATTCGAGAAG GGTACCAATTTGACTATGTGTTTGATTGGACTATATTAAAGTATCCTCAGATAGGTGCCAGTTCCAAAGCAAGA AATCCCACTGGCAATGCAGTGGCTGGAACTTCTGGTGAAAGACCGGGAAGAACATCAG TGGGGCGAGATATTCGAGACAAATTTTCAGGCGCAGTTGAAGCTTTCTCTAGAAGGAATGCTTCAGGTCCTGCTCGGCCTGGTGAGCATTCAAGACACCGGACATCATCAGAAGATGTACCTTCATCCAAGGATGTG CATCCTGATTCAGAAAGAGGCTGTATGTCTCGAAATGGCAGCTCTTCGAAGAGAGCAGCAGCCATTTCGAGTAGCCGGCCAAGCTCCTCTGGTGAGGTTACTGATGGCCGTTCTAGCAGATTGGTCTCAAGCACTGGTCGTATATCCACGGCGCACAGAAGTCAGCCTGGCATCGAGCCCAAGCCGTCATCTTTCTCTCGTGCTCCTGTTACTAAAGGTTCTCGAGACGACCCTCTTCGCAGCTTCGACTTTCTCTCTATCAGGAAGTAA
- the LOC140978958 gene encoding pentatricopeptide repeat-containing protein At5g46100 isoform X1, with amino-acid sequence MGSRSIMRWPQQVTTSLVEQLIRSEKDLEKAISIFDAATAEYCTGFHHDQNTFGLIIKRLLSANKFMTAEDMLDRMRREKCTITENIILSFLRAYARVHKPHEVVRVFRKMKEYECEPTVKSYVTVFSVLVDESQLKMAFNFYRYMRQMGIPTSVTSLNVLIKALCKNSGSLDSAFMIFREMPKRGHTPDSYTYGTLICGLCKAGRNLEARELLLEMEANGCSPSVVTYSLLVHGLCQTNKLDEALELLKEMKGKGIEPNLYTYSSLIDGLCKNGHSSQAMKLLDRMIRKCLVPNLITYSSLIHGFCSEGKVQDAVQILDRIKLQELKPDVGLYSKIINCFCDISKFQEAANFLDEMVLSGITPNRVTWGLHVRIHNRVVQGLCSESNINQAFQKYLSLRNRGISIEATTFESLVECSCGKGDFHKAAQIIDEMVVDGCIPDTKTWNRILDYFWDRGKVREAAELMQSKLIEEFHSKI; translated from the coding sequence ATGGGCAGCAGGTCAATAATGAGGTGGCCGCAGCAAGTCACAACATCTCTAGTTGAGCAGTTAATTCGTTCTGAAAAGGACTTGGAGAAAGCAATTTCAATATTTGATGCTGCTACAGCAGAGTATTGTACTGGTTTCCATCATGACCAAAACACTTTTGGTTTAATTATCAAGCGATTACTCTCTGCCAACAAATTCATGACAGCTGAAGATATGCTTGATAGAATGAGAAGAGAGAAGTGTACGATCACTGAAAATATAATACTCTCTTTTTTGAGGGCCTATGCTAGGGTCCACAAGCCGCATGAAGTGGTGAGAGTTTTCAGAAAGATGAAGGAGTATGAGTGTGAACCCACAGTAAAATCTTATGTAACAGTGTTTTCAGTTCTTGTCGATGAAAGTCAACTAAAAATGGCGTTTAACTTTTATCGATACATGAGGCAGATGGGAATACCAACTAGTGTTACTTCTCTTAATGTTTTGATAAAAGCACTATGCAAGAACAGTGGATCTTTGGATTCTGCTTTTATGATATTTCGAGAGATGCCCAAACGTGGGCATACTCCGGATTCTTACACGTATGGAACTTTGATCTGTGGGCTGTGCAAAGCTGGGAGAAATCTTGAAGCTAGGGAGCTTTTGCTTGAGATGGAGGCTAACGGTTGTTCACCCTCTGTTGTTACCTACAGTTTGCTGGTACATGGGCTTTGCCAGACAAATAAATTGGATGAGGCACTGGAATTGCTCAAGGAGATGAAAGGCAAAGGCATTGAGCCCAATTTATATACTTATAGTTCTCTTATTGACGGTCTTTGCAAGAATGGACATTCTTCTCAGGCCATGAAACTGTTAGACAGGATGATTCGGAAATGTCTGGTTCCTAATTTGATAACTTACAGTTCTTTAATACATGGTTTCTGCAGCGAAGGTAAAGTTCAAGATGCGGTTCAGATTCTTGATAGAATAAAGCTACAAGAATTGAAACCTGATGTGGGGCTGTACTCGAAAATAATAAACTGCTTCTGTGATATTAGCAAGTTCCAGGAAGCAGCAAACTTCCTTGATGAAATGGTCCTTTCAGGTATAACACCAAACCGTGTAACTTGGGGGCTTCATGTTAGGATACATAATCGAGTAGTTCAAGGTCTTTGCTCCGAGAGTAATATTAATCAAGCTTTCCAAAAGTACCTAAGCTTGCGAAATAGGGGCATATCTATTGAGGCAACCACCTTCGAATCGCTTGTAGAATGTTCTTGCGGTAAAGGAGATTTTCACAAAGCTGCTCAAATTATTGATGAAATGGTGGTTGATGGATGCATTCCAGATACGAAAACCTGGAATAGAATATTAGATTATTTTTGGGACCGAGGAAAAGTTCGCGAAGCTGCTGAATTGATGCAGTCCAAACTAATAGAAGAATTTCATTCGAAAATATGA
- the LOC140978958 gene encoding pentatricopeptide repeat-containing protein At5g46100 isoform X2, whose amino-acid sequence MGSRSIMRWPQQVTTSLVEQLIRSEKDLEKAISIFDAATAEYCTGFHHDQNTFGLIIKRLLSANKFMTAEDMLDRMRREKCTITENIILSFLRAYARVHKPHEVVRVFRKMKEYECEPTVKSYVTVFSVLVDESQLKMAFNFYRYMRQMGIPTSVTSLNVLIKALCKNSGSLDSAFMIFREMPKRGHTPDSYTYGTLICGLCKAGRNLEARELLLEMEANGCSPSVVTYSLLVHGLCQTNKLDEALELLKEMKGKGIEPNLYTYSSLIDGLCKNGHSSQAMKLLDRMIRKCLVPNLITYSSLIHGFCSEGKVQDAVQILDRIKLQELKPDVGLYSKIINCFCDISKFQEAANFLDEMVLSVGHDIRDQF is encoded by the exons ATGGGCAGCAGGTCAATAATGAGGTGGCCGCAGCAAGTCACAACATCTCTAGTTGAGCAGTTAATTCGTTCTGAAAAGGACTTGGAGAAAGCAATTTCAATATTTGATGCTGCTACAGCAGAGTATTGTACTGGTTTCCATCATGACCAAAACACTTTTGGTTTAATTATCAAGCGATTACTCTCTGCCAACAAATTCATGACAGCTGAAGATATGCTTGATAGAATGAGAAGAGAGAAGTGTACGATCACTGAAAATATAATACTCTCTTTTTTGAGGGCCTATGCTAGGGTCCACAAGCCGCATGAAGTGGTGAGAGTTTTCAGAAAGATGAAGGAGTATGAGTGTGAACCCACAGTAAAATCTTATGTAACAGTGTTTTCAGTTCTTGTCGATGAAAGTCAACTAAAAATGGCGTTTAACTTTTATCGATACATGAGGCAGATGGGAATACCAACTAGTGTTACTTCTCTTAATGTTTTGATAAAAGCACTATGCAAGAACAGTGGATCTTTGGATTCTGCTTTTATGATATTTCGAGAGATGCCCAAACGTGGGCATACTCCGGATTCTTACACGTATGGAACTTTGATCTGTGGGCTGTGCAAAGCTGGGAGAAATCTTGAAGCTAGGGAGCTTTTGCTTGAGATGGAGGCTAACGGTTGTTCACCCTCTGTTGTTACCTACAGTTTGCTGGTACATGGGCTTTGCCAGACAAATAAATTGGATGAGGCACTGGAATTGCTCAAGGAGATGAAAGGCAAAGGCATTGAGCCCAATTTATATACTTATAGTTCTCTTATTGACGGTCTTTGCAAGAATGGACATTCTTCTCAGGCCATGAAACTGTTAGACAGGATGATTCGGAAATGTCTGGTTCCTAATTTGATAACTTACAGTTCTTTAATACATGGTTTCTGCAGCGAAGGTAAAGTTCAAGATGCGGTTCAGATTCTTGATAGAATAAAGCTACAAGAATTGAAACCTGATGTGGGGCTGTACTCGAAAATAATAAACTGCTTCTGTGATATTAGCAAGTTCCAGGAAGCAGCAAACTTCCTTGATGAAATGGTCCTTTCAG TGGGGCACGATATTCGAGATCAATTTTAA
- the LOC140978960 gene encoding vacuolar protein sorting-associated protein 2 homolog 3-like: MYIYTYIVASKYNFLKLYKLCGNRNMNIFSKKPTAKEALRESKREMANATRGIEREIHTLQLEERKLVAEIKRTAKTGNEAATKVLARQLVRLRQQIANLQGSRAQMRGIATHTQAMSAQSSVAVGMKGASKAMAAMNKQMAPAKQMKVIQEFQKQSAQMDMTTEMMSDAIDDALDDDEAEEETDELTNQVLDEIGVNVASQLSAAPEGKIAGKINTEAAGISNIDELEKRLAALRNP; encoded by the exons atgtatatatacacatatatagtTGCGtccaaatataatttcttgaaacTCTACAAACTTTGTGGCAATCGAAACATGAACATCTTCTCCAAAAAGCCCACGGCCAAAG AGGCGCTTCGGGAGAGTAAACGGGAAATGGCCAATGCCACTAGAG GTATCGAGAGGGAAATCCATACATTGCAGTTGGAG GAAAGGAAACTTGTTGCTGAGATAAAGAGAACTGCTAAAACGGGGAATGAG GCAGCAACTAAAGTTCTTGCTCGCCAATTGGTCCGGCTTCGTCAACAAATAGCCAATTTACAAGGTAGTCGAGCTCAAATGAGGGGCATTGCGACTCATACCCAG GCAATGTCTGCTCAATCTTCTGTTGCTGTCGGTATGAAAGGTGCCAGTAAAGCAATGGCGGCCATGAATAAG CAAATGGCCCCTGCGAAGCAAATGAAAGtgattcaagaatttcaaaaacAATCAGCACAAATGGATATGACT ACTGAAATGATGTCAGATGCCATAGATGATGCTTTAGACGATGATGAGGCCGAAGAGGAAACAGACGAGTTGACAAatcaa GTGCTGGATGAAATCGGTGTGAATGTCGCCTCACAG TTGTCAGCTGCTCCAGAAGGTAAAATCGCGGGGAAGATTAACACCGAGGCCGCTGGCATTTCAAACATTGATGAACTGGAGAAGAGATTGGCGGCCCTCAGAAATCCTTGA
- the LOC140978961 gene encoding uncharacterized protein isoform X1: MQEAICSMACFTCNSLPLLSHIRMHNQNFVGIHDFPSLVASLFQDPSAFRGKRSSLYQPLAFSRINGVEGGGKYQEEVEKKKFKWVARGFDSTEEQRQAISQLPSKMTNRCKALMKQIIFFSMGNGSVPAMLDAWVKSTKPRRTDWLSILKELERLNNPLFLEILEHGLAEESFEANIRDYTKAIHFCAKENRLLDAERLLLAMKTQGFICDQVILTALVHMYSKAGNLKLAQDSFEAMKFLGVPLDKRSYGSMIMAYIRAGMFHDGESLLRETEAKEIFAGREVYKALLRSYSMAGDSHGAQRVFDAIQWAGITPDDKVCALLINAYVVSGMTREARIAFDNMKRAGLEPNDKCVALVLAAYEKENRLSEALDFLTELERASLVLGKEASQLLAKWFRGLGVVEEIELALRDFV, from the exons ATGCAAGAAGCGATTTGTTCGATGGCTTGTTTTACCTGTAATTCACTTCCTTTGCTCAGCCACATTCGCATGCATAACCAAAATTTTGTGGGCATTCATGACTTTCCGTCATTGGTAGCTTCATTGTTTCAAGACCCTTCAGCATTTAGAGGAAAAAGGTCCAGTCTTTATCAACCGTTGGCTTTTAGTCGCATTAATGGAGTGGAGGGTGGTGGGAAATATCAGGAAGAAGTGGAGAAGAAGAAATTTAAGTGGGTTGCAAGAGGTTTCGATTCTACCGAGGAGCAAAGACAGGCTATTTCTCAACTTCCATCAAAGATGACCAATAGGTGCAAGGCGTTGATGAAacaaatcattttcttttcaatGGGAAATGGGAGTGTTCCTGCTATGTTGGATGCTTGGGTTAAGAGTACGAAGCCGCGAAGAACTGATTGGCTTTCGATTCTCAAAGAACTGGAGAGGTTAAATAATCCATTATTTTTGGAG ATACTGGAACATGGTCTAGCAGAAGAATCATTCGAAGCTAATATTCGTGATTATACCAAGGCAATTCATTTTTGTGCGAAGGAAAACCGGTTGTTAGATGCCGAAAGATTGCTGTTAGCCATGAAAACCCAAGGCTTCATCTGCGACCAAGTCATCTTGACTGCGCTAGTTCACATGTATAGCAAGGCTGGTAATCTCAAGCTAGCTCAAGATTCATTTGAAGCGATGAAATTTCTCGGTGTTCCATTAGACAAAAGGTCGTATGGTTCAATGATCATGGCCTATATCAGAGCCGGAATGTTCCACGACGGAGAGAGTTTACTAAGAGAAACAGAAGCTAAAGAAATTTTCGCTGGAAGAGAGGTTTATAAAGCATTGCTGAGATCATATTCCATGGCTGGTGATAGCCATGGGGCTCAGAGAGTTTTCGATGCTATCCAATGGGCTGGTATCACTCCCGATGACAAGGTCTGCGCGCTTCTGATAAATGCTTATGTTGTCTCGGGAATGACACGTGAAGCTCGTATTGCATTCGATAATATGAAAAGAGCTGGTCTTGAACCTAATGACAAATGTGTGGCATTGGTGTTGGCTGCTTATGAGAAGGAAAACAGACTGAGTGAAGCGTTGGATTTTCTGACTGAACTGGAAAGGGCGAGTCTTGTACTTGGAAAAGAAGCTTCACAGTTACTTGCAAAGTGGTTTCGAGGGTTGGGAGTCGTGGAAGAAATCGAGCTTGCGCTGAGGGATTTTGTTTGA
- the LOC140978961 gene encoding uncharacterized protein isoform X2, with translation MHNQNFVGIHDFPSLVASLFQDPSAFRGKRSSLYQPLAFSRINGVEGGGKYQEEVEKKKFKWVARGFDSTEEQRQAISQLPSKMTNRCKALMKQIIFFSMGNGSVPAMLDAWVKSTKPRRTDWLSILKELERLNNPLFLEILEHGLAEESFEANIRDYTKAIHFCAKENRLLDAERLLLAMKTQGFICDQVILTALVHMYSKAGNLKLAQDSFEAMKFLGVPLDKRSYGSMIMAYIRAGMFHDGESLLRETEAKEIFAGREVYKALLRSYSMAGDSHGAQRVFDAIQWAGITPDDKVCALLINAYVVSGMTREARIAFDNMKRAGLEPNDKCVALVLAAYEKENRLSEALDFLTELERASLVLGKEASQLLAKWFRGLGVVEEIELALRDFV, from the exons ATGCATAACCAAAATTTTGTGGGCATTCATGACTTTCCGTCATTGGTAGCTTCATTGTTTCAAGACCCTTCAGCATTTAGAGGAAAAAGGTCCAGTCTTTATCAACCGTTGGCTTTTAGTCGCATTAATGGAGTGGAGGGTGGTGGGAAATATCAGGAAGAAGTGGAGAAGAAGAAATTTAAGTGGGTTGCAAGAGGTTTCGATTCTACCGAGGAGCAAAGACAGGCTATTTCTCAACTTCCATCAAAGATGACCAATAGGTGCAAGGCGTTGATGAAacaaatcattttcttttcaatGGGAAATGGGAGTGTTCCTGCTATGTTGGATGCTTGGGTTAAGAGTACGAAGCCGCGAAGAACTGATTGGCTTTCGATTCTCAAAGAACTGGAGAGGTTAAATAATCCATTATTTTTGGAG ATACTGGAACATGGTCTAGCAGAAGAATCATTCGAAGCTAATATTCGTGATTATACCAAGGCAATTCATTTTTGTGCGAAGGAAAACCGGTTGTTAGATGCCGAAAGATTGCTGTTAGCCATGAAAACCCAAGGCTTCATCTGCGACCAAGTCATCTTGACTGCGCTAGTTCACATGTATAGCAAGGCTGGTAATCTCAAGCTAGCTCAAGATTCATTTGAAGCGATGAAATTTCTCGGTGTTCCATTAGACAAAAGGTCGTATGGTTCAATGATCATGGCCTATATCAGAGCCGGAATGTTCCACGACGGAGAGAGTTTACTAAGAGAAACAGAAGCTAAAGAAATTTTCGCTGGAAGAGAGGTTTATAAAGCATTGCTGAGATCATATTCCATGGCTGGTGATAGCCATGGGGCTCAGAGAGTTTTCGATGCTATCCAATGGGCTGGTATCACTCCCGATGACAAGGTCTGCGCGCTTCTGATAAATGCTTATGTTGTCTCGGGAATGACACGTGAAGCTCGTATTGCATTCGATAATATGAAAAGAGCTGGTCTTGAACCTAATGACAAATGTGTGGCATTGGTGTTGGCTGCTTATGAGAAGGAAAACAGACTGAGTGAAGCGTTGGATTTTCTGACTGAACTGGAAAGGGCGAGTCTTGTACTTGGAAAAGAAGCTTCACAGTTACTTGCAAAGTGGTTTCGAGGGTTGGGAGTCGTGGAAGAAATCGAGCTTGCGCTGAGGGATTTTGTTTGA